The proteins below come from a single Marinobacter bohaiensis genomic window:
- a CDS encoding transporter, whose product MMEIRRLSARTGNFAVGLAVALGASLSSPAAWAQDASDLAKQLANPVASLISVPIQSNFDWNIGPEDDGERLTVNVQPVVPFSLNDDWNLISRTILPIIDQSDIFPGAGSQSGLGDTVQSLFLSPVEPTANGWIWGAGPVFLLPTGTDDLLGSDKWGLGPTAVALKQSGPWTTGGLANHIWSVAGDDDREDVSQTFVQPFFTYTTPTALSVTLTADSTYNWKTNDWTIPVGLFAAQVFKVGSQTMQVQAGPRYYAESPDSGPEGWGARVNIVFLFPR is encoded by the coding sequence ATGATGGAAATAAGGCGTCTATCGGCGCGAACCGGTAACTTTGCGGTAGGTCTGGCGGTGGCGCTGGGGGCCAGTCTGTCCAGCCCGGCAGCCTGGGCGCAGGACGCGTCCGACCTGGCCAAGCAGTTGGCCAATCCCGTCGCCAGTCTGATTTCGGTGCCGATCCAGTCCAATTTCGACTGGAACATCGGCCCGGAAGACGACGGCGAACGCCTGACGGTCAACGTCCAGCCGGTGGTGCCCTTTTCGCTGAATGACGACTGGAACCTGATCAGCCGGACTATCCTGCCGATCATCGACCAGAGCGATATTTTCCCCGGGGCGGGCAGCCAGTCCGGGCTGGGGGACACGGTCCAGAGCCTTTTCCTGTCGCCGGTGGAACCCACCGCCAACGGCTGGATCTGGGGTGCCGGGCCGGTGTTCCTGTTGCCGACCGGAACGGACGACCTGCTGGGCTCGGATAAATGGGGCCTCGGCCCGACGGCCGTGGCGCTCAAGCAGTCTGGCCCCTGGACCACCGGCGGCCTGGCGAATCACATCTGGTCCGTGGCCGGGGACGACGACCGCGAGGACGTGAGCCAGACGTTCGTCCAGCCGTTTTTCACCTACACAACACCCACCGCGCTAAGCGTTACCCTGACCGCCGACTCCACCTACAACTGGAAAACCAACGACTGGACGATCCCCGTCGGGCTGTTCGCCGCGCAGGTGTTCAAGGTCGGATCGCAGACGATGCAGGTCCAGGCCGGGCCACGCTATTACGCCGAAAGCCCGGACAGCGGCCCCGAAGGCTGGGGCGCGCGGGTCAACATCGTGTTTCTTTTTCCCAGGTAG
- a CDS encoding spermidine synthase produces MPFRLNGNVTYETGDALGPIRVLDYRKHRVLTFDSVFEQSKIARRKPWLPVHEYNRAMLLPLAFTEPARATVLGVGGGVMIGALHRLLPDCDIHGVELRQAVVDVAREYFHMPDDPRVRISVSDVRPALRDMPDASTDLILTDLYSADRMSPVQAHRRFIDQCSRVLSDTGWLAMNFHLAPARDGTLVRHLARLFPEVMLYRTRTNNYVIYASKQPVAIPPSSDPTLAALEKRLPIGWSGLVEKLMPQYRAMAEAEETTA; encoded by the coding sequence ATGCCCTTCCGCCTCAACGGCAACGTCACCTACGAGACCGGGGATGCCCTGGGTCCCATCCGCGTCCTGGATTACCGCAAGCACCGGGTGCTGACTTTCGACTCGGTGTTCGAACAAAGCAAGATCGCCCGCCGGAAACCCTGGCTGCCGGTGCACGAATACAACCGCGCCATGCTGCTGCCGCTGGCGTTCACGGAGCCGGCGCGGGCCACGGTGCTGGGTGTCGGCGGCGGCGTGATGATCGGCGCCCTGCACCGGCTGCTGCCGGACTGTGACATCCACGGCGTGGAGCTGCGCCAGGCGGTGGTGGATGTGGCGCGGGAGTACTTCCACATGCCGGACGACCCGCGCGTGCGCATCAGCGTCTCCGACGTGCGTCCGGCCCTGCGCGACATGCCTGACGCCAGCACCGACCTGATCCTCACCGACCTCTACAGCGCCGACCGCATGAGCCCGGTGCAGGCCCACCGTCGCTTCATCGACCAGTGCAGCCGGGTGCTCAGCGACACCGGCTGGCTGGCCATGAACTTCCACCTGGCCCCAGCCCGGGACGGCACCCTCGTCCGCCATCTGGCGCGGCTGTTTCCAGAAGTCATGCTCTACCGCACCCGGACCAACAACTACGTGATCTACGCCAGCAAGCAGCCGGTCGCGATCCCCCCATCCAGTGACCCCACCCTGGCCGCGCTGGAAAAGCGTCTGCCCATCGGCTGGAGCGGACTGGTGGAGAAGCTGATGCCGCAGTATCGGGCGATGGCTGAGGCGGAGGAAACGACCGCCTGA